In the genome of Sphaeramia orbicularis chromosome 13, fSphaOr1.1, whole genome shotgun sequence, one region contains:
- the LOC115431917 gene encoding dehydrin HIRD11-like, with translation MDFDLNAAVEPEMKKEDAQKDEFSWPFGKKKKDGCDGKSGKDCKDKKSDCKDKSKDGCKDKSKDGHKKKKKDKDETKDKKHKDKKDGGTSSSSSSSSSSSSDED, from the exons ATGGATTTCGACCTTAACGCAG CGGTTGAACCCGAGATGAAGAAGGAGGACGCTCAGAAGGATGAATTTTCTTGGCCCTTTGGCAAAAAGAAAAAG GATGGCTGCGATGGAAAATCTGGAAAGGATTGTAAGGATAAAAAATCAGACTGCAAGGACAAGAGCAAAGATGGCTGTAAGGACAAGAGCAAAGATGgccacaagaagaagaagaaggataaGGATGAGACGAAGGATAAGAAGCATAAAGATAAGAAAGATGGAGGaacgtcatcatcttcatcctcatcatcctcatcttccaGTGATGAG GACTGA